A genomic stretch from Bosea sp. F3-2 includes:
- a CDS encoding WD40 repeat domain-containing protein, with the protein MNTTTQPVSLREHVTPIAAETHVVAARWLKQGLALALADGRVLRWRDGATDSVEAHAGGILCATGNGERLISGGDDGRVVATRIEGEPEELAKDPKRRWIDAITLSASGNIAWNSGKTVQARDEKGRIRTLEAASTPQGLVFAPKGYRLAIAQMNGVSLWYPNTEAKPEVLEWKGSHLDVVWSPDGRFIVSSMQENALHGWKLGDKPGHMRMTGYPAKPRSLSWSHDGLWLASSGADGAIVWPFQGDGPQGKAPRECGVRRARVTRVAFHPGALVLAVGYDDGCILLIRLTDGSELLVRPAERDSGISAFAWDKAGKRLAFGAEDGAAGVLVLPS; encoded by the coding sequence ATGAACACGACCACCCAACCCGTCTCGCTGCGCGAGCATGTCACTCCGATTGCGGCGGAGACGCATGTCGTCGCTGCCCGCTGGCTGAAGCAGGGGCTCGCGCTCGCGCTCGCCGACGGGCGCGTGCTGCGCTGGCGCGACGGCGCCACCGACAGCGTGGAGGCCCATGCCGGTGGCATCCTCTGCGCGACGGGGAATGGCGAGCGCCTGATCTCGGGCGGCGATGACGGGCGCGTCGTCGCAACCCGGATCGAGGGCGAGCCGGAAGAGCTGGCGAAGGACCCGAAGCGCCGCTGGATCGACGCGATCACGCTCTCGGCTTCAGGCAATATCGCCTGGAACAGCGGCAAGACCGTGCAGGCGCGCGATGAGAAGGGACGCATCCGCACGTTGGAAGCGGCGAGCACGCCGCAGGGCCTTGTCTTCGCGCCGAAGGGCTACCGCCTCGCCATCGCCCAGATGAACGGCGTTTCGCTCTGGTATCCCAACACCGAGGCGAAGCCGGAAGTCCTGGAATGGAAGGGCTCGCATCTCGATGTCGTCTGGTCGCCGGACGGGCGCTTCATCGTCAGCTCGATGCAGGAGAACGCGCTGCATGGCTGGAAGCTCGGCGACAAGCCGGGCCATATGCGGATGACCGGCTATCCGGCCAAGCCGCGCTCGCTGTCCTGGTCGCATGACGGGCTCTGGCTCGCCTCCAGCGGGGCGGACGGGGCGATCGTCTGGCCGTTCCAGGGCGACGGGCCGCAGGGCAAGGCGCCGCGCGAGTGTGGGGTGCGGCGCGCGCGTGTGACCCGAGTTGCCTTCCATCCGGGCGCGCTGGTGTTGGCGGTCGGCTATGACGATGGCTGCATCCTGCTGATCCGGTTGACCGACGGTTCCGAATTGCTGGTGCGGCCGGCCGAGCGTGACAGCGGCATCAGCGCCTTCGCCTGGGACAAGGCCGGCAAGCGGCTCGCCTTTGGTGCCGAGGACGGCGCTGCGGGCGTGCTGGTCCTGCCGAGCTGA
- a CDS encoding flagellar motor protein MotB, whose translation MARKKGGAHGGHGWFVTFADLMALLMSFFVMVAAYSSQDKQKLQIVAGSMREAFGTQTDVRLAGIVELDGIPTKTHIKNAYVRPLQDASDNTAPNHNNQKEDGLIAATHDRGFALAAASLRQALRDMPEIAEVSRNVLVEVSEAGIDIQLVDQEGRAMFAEGSAQPNERMRKVLAALAPTLRRMPNKIAISGHSATPRPGTAPEGDLWGLSITRANAVREILANAGVPNERFLSVAGKGDTEPLIKDNPYLPYNRRVGIVLKAEAPALPNGFKP comes from the coding sequence ATGGCGCGCAAGAAGGGCGGAGCGCATGGCGGTCACGGCTGGTTCGTGACCTTCGCCGATCTGATGGCGCTGCTGATGAGCTTCTTCGTCATGGTCGCCGCCTATTCGAGCCAGGACAAGCAGAAGCTCCAGATCGTCGCCGGTTCGATGCGCGAGGCCTTCGGCACCCAGACCGATGTGCGCCTCGCCGGCATCGTCGAGCTCGATGGCATCCCGACCAAGACGCACATCAAGAACGCCTATGTGCGGCCCCTGCAGGACGCTTCCGACAACACGGCCCCCAACCATAACAACCAGAAGGAAGACGGGCTGATCGCGGCGACCCACGATCGCGGCTTCGCGCTGGCCGCCGCCTCGCTCCGGCAGGCGCTGCGCGACATGCCGGAGATCGCGGAAGTCTCGCGCAACGTCCTCGTCGAGGTCTCCGAGGCCGGGATCGACATCCAGCTCGTCGATCAGGAGGGCCGCGCCATGTTCGCCGAGGGCTCGGCCCAGCCGAACGAGCGCATGCGCAAGGTTCTCGCCGCTCTCGCCCCAACGCTCCGGCGTATGCCGAACAAGATCGCCATCTCCGGCCACAGCGCAACGCCGCGGCCCGGCACAGCGCCGGAGGGCGATCTCTGGGGCCTTTCGATCACCCGCGCCAATGCGGTCCGCGAGATCCTCGCAAATGCCGGCGTGCCGAACGAGCGCTTCCTCTCCGTCGCCGGCAAGGGCGACACCGAGCCGCTGATCAAGGACAATCCCTATCTGCCCTACAACCGCCGCGTCGGCATCGTGCTCAAGGCCGAGGCGCCGGCCCTGCCAAACGGCTTCAAGCCTTGA
- a CDS encoding MotA/TolQ/ExbB proton channel family protein, with translation MDIATGLGIFAGIGVIFGLIMIDGGNFAAYFDKHAVIVIFGGATAATMTRFPFSVIAHGLPMGARFAFTMSASHPRELIEEITRVAEIARKSGPVALENVEVSDPFLAQGLRYIADGYDKDFIRDTMERDRDNFLQRLDEGSKVYRAIGDCAPAWGMIGTILGMVTMFANMSDPSRLGPAMATALLATLYGAVIANMITLPLADKLHVKLEEEEISRTLIIDGVLQMRDAKSPTLVREMLLAYLPQHHRSELAEA, from the coding sequence ATGGATATTGCAACCGGCTTGGGTATCTTTGCCGGAATTGGCGTTATTTTCGGCCTGATCATGATCGATGGCGGCAATTTCGCCGCCTATTTCGACAAGCACGCCGTCATCGTCATCTTCGGTGGCGCGACAGCGGCGACCATGACGCGCTTTCCCTTTTCGGTGATCGCCCACGGCCTGCCCATGGGTGCGCGCTTCGCCTTCACCATGAGCGCGAGCCATCCGCGCGAGCTGATCGAGGAAATCACCCGCGTCGCCGAGATCGCCCGCAAGAGCGGCCCCGTCGCGCTGGAGAATGTCGAGGTCTCCGACCCGTTTCTTGCCCAGGGCCTGCGCTATATCGCCGACGGCTACGACAAGGACTTCATCCGCGACACGATGGAACGCGACCGCGACAATTTCCTGCAGCGGCTCGACGAAGGTTCCAAGGTCTACCGCGCCATCGGCGACTGCGCCCCGGCCTGGGGCATGATCGGCACGATCCTCGGCATGGTGACGATGTTCGCCAACATGTCGGATCCGTCCAGGCTCGGCCCGGCCATGGCGACCGCGCTGCTGGCGACCCTGTACGGCGCGGTCATCGCGAACATGATCACGCTCCCCCTCGCCGACAAGCTGCACGTCAAACTCGAGGAGGAGGAGATCTCCCGCACTCTGATCATCGATGGCGTGCTCCAGATGCGTGATGCCAAATCGCCGACGCTGGTGCGCGAAATGCTGCTCGCCTACCTGCCGCAGCATCACCGTTCCGAACTCGCGGAAGCCTGA
- a CDS encoding glucan ABC transporter ATP-binding protein/ permease, which translates to MSLLSLYARVLGELGPERRLGLILALANVLLAAVAFAEPMLFGTLIDRLTTIQMSGGKLTWNSIDYLILAWVGFGLTNIGLGVFVALHADRLAHRRRLAVMAEYFEHALTLPLAYHTQTHSGRVLKVMLDGASAMWALWLSFFREHCASIVALFVLLPFTIWKNWQLGLLLIALVILFGSLTAFVLRRTDQLQRNVESYHSSLAERASDALGNVPVIQSFTRIEAEVRGLRSTITNLLNAQLPVLSWWAVANVATRASATLTVLAIFIVGTWLLMHGQTTVGEIVTFMGFATMLVGRLEQIVAFVNFIFMQAPKMREFFEVLDTLPTVRDLPNAPDPGRLIGAVAFEDVSFSYDGKRAAVRDVSFSVRPGETIAVVGSTGSGKSTTLGLLHRAFDPQSGRITVDGLDIRDISLLSLRHNIGVVFQEPMLFARSIRENLLVGKPDAIDAELMQALDRAQATEVMARQPDGLDTLVGERGRTLSGGERQRLSIARALLKNPPILILDEATSALDAATEVKLQKALEEVMKGRTTFVIAHRLATIRNADRILVFEQGQVEEMGTFDELVAKGGRFAALARAQYLVSDKPAALAEGEATPLAQKIIPG; encoded by the coding sequence ATGTCGCTGCTTTCGCTCTATGCCCGTGTCCTCGGCGAACTCGGCCCGGAAAGGCGGCTGGGGCTCATCCTGGCGTTGGCCAATGTCCTGCTGGCCGCAGTCGCCTTCGCCGAGCCGATGCTGTTCGGCACGCTGATCGACCGGCTGACGACGATCCAGATGTCCGGCGGCAAGCTGACTTGGAACAGCATCGACTATCTGATCCTCGCCTGGGTCGGTTTCGGCCTCACCAATATCGGGCTCGGCGTCTTTGTCGCGCTCCATGCCGACAGGCTCGCCCATCGTCGGCGGCTCGCGGTGATGGCTGAGTATTTCGAGCATGCGCTGACGTTGCCGCTCGCCTATCACACCCAGACCCATTCCGGCCGCGTACTCAAGGTGATGCTCGACGGCGCCAGCGCGATGTGGGCGCTCTGGCTCTCCTTCTTCCGCGAGCATTGCGCCTCGATCGTCGCGCTGTTCGTGCTGCTGCCCTTCACCATCTGGAAGAACTGGCAGCTCGGCCTGCTGCTGATCGCCCTCGTCATCCTGTTCGGCTCGCTGACGGCCTTCGTGCTGCGCCGGACCGACCAGCTCCAGCGCAATGTCGAATCTTATCATTCCAGCCTGGCCGAACGGGCCTCGGATGCGCTCGGCAACGTGCCGGTGATCCAGAGTTTCACCCGCATCGAGGCCGAGGTGCGTGGCCTGCGCTCGACCATCACGAACCTCCTCAATGCGCAACTGCCGGTGCTGTCCTGGTGGGCGGTGGCCAATGTCGCGACGCGGGCCTCGGCGACGCTGACGGTGCTGGCGATCTTCATCGTCGGCACCTGGCTCCTGATGCACGGCCAGACCACTGTCGGCGAAATCGTCACCTTCATGGGGTTCGCCACCATGCTGGTCGGGCGTCTCGAGCAGATCGTCGCCTTCGTGAACTTCATCTTCATGCAGGCGCCGAAGATGCGCGAGTTCTTCGAGGTGCTCGACACACTGCCGACCGTGCGCGACCTGCCGAATGCTCCGGACCCCGGCCGGCTCATCGGCGCCGTCGCCTTCGAGGACGTCTCCTTTTCGTATGACGGCAAACGCGCCGCGGTGCGCGACGTCTCCTTTTCGGTCAGGCCCGGCGAGACCATCGCGGTCGTCGGCTCGACCGGCTCGGGCAAATCGACCACGCTCGGGCTGCTGCATCGGGCCTTCGATCCGCAGTCGGGGCGGATCACGGTCGACGGCCTGGATATCCGTGACATCTCGCTGCTCTCGCTCCGACACAATATCGGTGTCGTCTTCCAGGAGCCGATGCTGTTCGCCCGCTCCATCCGCGAGAACCTGCTCGTCGGCAAGCCGGACGCGATCGATGCCGAGCTGATGCAGGCGCTCGACCGCGCCCAGGCGACCGAGGTGATGGCGCGCCAGCCCGACGGTCTCGACACCCTCGTCGGCGAGCGTGGCCGCACCCTCTCCGGCGGCGAGCGCCAGCGGCTTTCGATCGCGCGCGCGCTTCTCAAGAACCCGCCGATCCTGATCCTCGACGAGGCGACCTCGGCGCTCGATGCCGCGACCGAGGTGAAGCTGCAGAAGGCGCTGGAAGAGGTGATGAAGGGACGCACCACCTTCGTCATCGCGCACCGCCTCGCCACGATCCGCAATGCCGACCGCATCCTCGTCTTCGAGCAGGGGCAGGTCGAGGAGATGGGCACCTTCGACGAGCTCGTCGCCAAGGGCGGGCGCTTCGCGGCGCTGGCACGGGCGCAATATCTCGTCAGCGACAAGCCGGCAGCGCTCGCGGAAGGCGAGGCGACCCCGCTGGCGCAGAAGATCATTCCCGGCTGA
- a CDS encoding calcium:proton antiporter produces the protein MTTTMMILRLACAWVSVAAFLLFGDTLLGQLGAPLPSLLLFLWLLGIIVWASFGVVHEAEELAERLGEPYGTLILTLSIVIIEVALVGAVMLGAQGAPTLGRDTMFAVLMIVLNGVVGVGLLIGGLRHFQQRYNLKGATSYLAVIIPLTVIPLFLPNFTTSTPDGTLTSFQAIAFSIFTVALYGAFLALQTGRHSMFFREPDEDGKPASALAAAEDKLASPSSAGELLPRVGLLLANILPIVILSKSLAKVLDFGIAKLGAPAALGGILIAMVVFTPECIAALRAITANQLQRAVNLCLGAAASTLGMTVPAVLLIGVFTGQPVVLGLSGTNMVIAAMTLLLSTLTFTGTRTTMLEGAVHLAVFFVFLVLVFSP, from the coding sequence GTGACGACGACGATGATGATCCTTCGCCTTGCCTGTGCCTGGGTTTCGGTTGCCGCCTTCCTGCTGTTCGGCGACACCCTGCTCGGCCAGCTCGGCGCGCCGCTGCCGTCGCTGCTTTTGTTTCTTTGGCTGCTCGGCATCATCGTCTGGGCGTCTTTCGGCGTCGTGCACGAGGCCGAGGAACTGGCTGAAAGGCTGGGCGAGCCCTATGGCACGCTGATTCTGACGCTCTCGATCGTCATCATCGAGGTGGCGCTGGTCGGTGCCGTCATGCTGGGCGCCCAGGGCGCGCCCACGCTCGGGCGCGACACGATGTTCGCAGTGCTGATGATCGTGCTCAACGGCGTGGTCGGCGTCGGGCTGCTCATCGGCGGCCTCAGGCATTTCCAGCAGCGCTACAATCTGAAGGGCGCCACTTCCTATCTGGCGGTGATCATCCCGCTCACGGTGATTCCGCTTTTCCTGCCGAATTTCACGACCTCGACCCCGGATGGGACGCTGACCTCGTTCCAGGCGATCGCCTTCTCGATCTTCACGGTTGCCCTCTATGGTGCCTTTCTCGCGCTCCAGACGGGCCGGCATAGCATGTTCTTCCGCGAGCCCGACGAGGACGGCAAGCCGGCATCGGCATTGGCTGCCGCGGAAGACAAGCTGGCTTCGCCGTCTTCCGCGGGTGAATTGCTGCCGCGCGTCGGCCTGCTGCTCGCCAATATCCTGCCGATCGTCATCCTCTCGAAGAGCCTGGCGAAGGTGCTCGATTTCGGCATCGCCAAGCTCGGCGCCCCGGCGGCGCTCGGCGGCATCCTGATCGCCATGGTGGTGTTCACGCCGGAATGCATCGCGGCACTGCGGGCGATAACCGCCAATCAGCTCCAGCGTGCGGTCAATCTGTGCCTGGGCGCGGCGGCCTCGACGCTCGGCATGACGGTGCCGGCTGTGCTGCTGATCGGCGTCTTCACCGGCCAGCCGGTCGTACTCGGCCTGTCCGGGACGAACATGGTCATCGCCGCCATGACCCTGCTGCTCTCGACGCTGACTTTCACCGGCACGCGTACCACCATGCTGGAGGGCGCGGTGCATCTCGCCGTGTTCTTCGTCTTCCTGGTGCTGGTGTTCAGCCCCTGA
- a CDS encoding DUF1330 domain-containing protein, translating into MTAYAIAHLQDVRLGAEIIDYIKRIDATLEPYQGQFLIHGATPEIVEGPWPGDLVIIGFPDMERARAWYDSPAYREILPLRTENSRGVTMLVKGVEPGYRAADFLAKAGLA; encoded by the coding sequence ATGACTGCCTATGCCATCGCCCATCTGCAGGATGTCCGCCTCGGGGCCGAGATCATCGACTACATCAAGCGGATCGATGCGACGCTTGAGCCCTATCAGGGACAGTTCCTGATCCATGGCGCCACACCCGAGATCGTCGAGGGGCCGTGGCCAGGCGATCTCGTCATCATCGGCTTTCCCGATATGGAACGGGCGCGCGCCTGGTATGATTCGCCCGCCTATCGCGAGATCCTGCCGCTCAGGACGGAGAATTCACGCGGCGTGACGATGCTCGTGAAGGGTGTCGAGCCGGGTTACCGCGCGGCGGACTTCCTTGCCAAGGCCGGTCTGGCCTGA
- the aroB gene encoding 3-dehydroquinate synthase, translated as MNATLTKKAGARIVVPVALEGRAYDIHIGRHQLCEAAALIAAFAPGAKAALVTDTSVAALHGAAFETCLHQEGITATRITIPPGEGSKSYSQFIALCDALLAAKIERNDLVIAFGGGVVGDLTGFAAAVLRRGVRFVQIPTTLLAQVDSSVGGKTGINSPHGKNLIGAFHQPALVIADTALLDTLSEREFKAGYAEVVKYGLIDDPDFFDWCEANWSRVIAGGPERDHAVAVSCRAKATIVARDEREEGDRALLNLGHTFAHALERLTNYDSSRLVHGEAVAIGLALAFRFSQRLGLCPGQDAGRVARHLDHVGLPSRLQQVPGGAGSAEEIVNAMAQDKKVKRGVLTFILARGIGKSFIAPGVAAEEVRGFIEAELAA; from the coding sequence ATGAACGCCACCCTGACCAAGAAGGCCGGCGCGCGGATCGTCGTCCCCGTCGCGCTCGAAGGCCGCGCCTACGACATCCATATCGGCCGCCACCAGCTCTGCGAGGCGGCGGCATTGATCGCCGCCTTCGCGCCCGGCGCCAAGGCCGCCCTCGTCACCGACACCAGCGTGGCTGCCTTGCACGGCGCCGCCTTTGAGACCTGCCTGCATCAGGAAGGCATCACGGCGACCCGCATCACCATTCCACCGGGTGAGGGTTCGAAATCCTATAGCCAGTTTATCGCGCTCTGCGACGCGCTGCTGGCAGCGAAGATCGAGCGCAACGACCTCGTCATCGCCTTCGGCGGCGGCGTCGTCGGCGACCTCACCGGCTTCGCAGCGGCGGTGCTGCGGCGCGGGGTGCGCTTCGTGCAGATTCCGACCACGCTGCTCGCCCAGGTCGATTCCTCGGTCGGCGGCAAGACCGGCATCAACTCGCCGCACGGCAAGAACCTGATCGGCGCCTTCCACCAGCCCGCGCTCGTCATCGCCGATACCGCCCTGCTCGACACGCTGAGCGAGCGCGAGTTCAAGGCCGGCTATGCCGAGGTGGTGAAGTACGGGCTGATCGACGATCCCGACTTCTTCGACTGGTGCGAGGCCAATTGGAGCCGCGTCATCGCCGGCGGACCGGAGCGCGACCATGCCGTCGCCGTTTCCTGCCGCGCCAAGGCGACGATCGTGGCCCGCGACGAGCGTGAGGAGGGCGACCGCGCCTTGCTCAATCTCGGCCACACCTTCGCCCATGCGCTGGAGCGGCTGACCAATTACGATTCGAGCCGCCTCGTCCATGGCGAGGCTGTCGCCATCGGGTTGGCGCTCGCCTTCCGCTTCTCGCAGCGCCTTGGGCTCTGCCCAGGGCAGGATGCCGGGCGCGTCGCCCGCCACCTCGACCATGTCGGCCTGCCGAGCCGGCTGCAGCAGGTGCCGGGCGGTGCCGGCAGCGCCGAGGAGATCGTCAACGCCATGGCGCAGGACAAGAAGGTCAAGCGCGGCGTGCTGACCTTCATCCTCGCCCGCGGCATCGGCAAGAGCTTCATCGCGCCGGGCGTCGCGGCTGAGGAAGTGCGCGGCTTCATCGAGGCCGAGCTGGCAGCCTGA
- a CDS encoding histidine kinase, which produces MPTLFRFLVFVAVIAGLVFGGMVALVTFVQPVQREMIEIVPPSKLQPK; this is translated from the coding sequence GTGCCGACGTTATTCCGTTTCCTCGTCTTCGTCGCGGTCATCGCCGGTCTGGTCTTTGGGGGCATGGTGGCGCTGGTCACTTTCGTCCAGCCGGTGCAGCGCGAGATGATCGAGATCGTGCCGCCTTCGAAACTCCAGCCGAAATGA
- a CDS encoding site-specific tyrosine recombinase XerD, protein MSRLSRQRLNAFLDMLAAERGAARNTLEAYERDVEDYLEFLGGKVLGEATAEDIRGWLADLSGRGLKASSAARRLSAVRQFHRFLYTEGLAGTDPTAAISGPRQGRPLPKVVSVGDVDRLLETAREACLREGPSPAARLKALRMRCLVEMLYATGLRVSELIALPRSAATTRERFLIVRGKGEKERLVPLNEAARQAARDWLTALTEAGQGEGRWLFPSDGESGHLTRQVFARDLKTLAGAAGLSASALSPHVLRHAFASHLLQNGADLRVVQELLGHADIATTQIYTHVLDERLKSMVRDLHPLSDGE, encoded by the coding sequence ATGAGCCGCCTGTCGCGCCAGCGGCTGAATGCCTTCCTCGACATGTTGGCAGCCGAGCGCGGCGCGGCGCGCAATACGCTCGAAGCCTATGAGCGGGACGTCGAGGACTATCTCGAATTCCTGGGCGGCAAGGTGCTGGGCGAGGCCACGGCCGAGGACATCCGCGGCTGGCTCGCCGATCTGTCGGGGCGTGGCCTCAAGGCCTCGTCGGCGGCGCGCAGGCTGTCTGCCGTGCGGCAGTTCCACCGCTTCCTCTACACCGAGGGGCTCGCCGGCACCGACCCGACCGCCGCGATCTCGGGGCCGCGCCAGGGGCGACCGCTGCCGAAGGTCGTTTCCGTCGGCGATGTCGACCGGCTGCTCGAAACCGCGCGGGAGGCCTGCCTGCGCGAGGGGCCGAGTCCGGCGGCGCGGCTGAAGGCCTTGCGAATGCGCTGCCTCGTCGAGATGCTCTACGCCACGGGCCTGCGCGTCTCCGAGCTGATCGCGCTGCCACGCTCGGCCGCGACGACGCGCGAGCGTTTCCTGATCGTGCGCGGCAAGGGCGAGAAGGAACGGCTGGTGCCGCTGAACGAGGCGGCGCGCCAGGCAGCGCGCGACTGGCTCACGGCCCTGACGGAGGCGGGGCAGGGGGAGGGGCGCTGGCTCTTTCCTTCGGATGGCGAGAGCGGGCATCTGACGCGGCAGGTCTTTGCGCGCGACCTCAAGACGCTGGCCGGAGCGGCGGGGCTTTCAGCTTCGGCGCTGAGCCCGCACGTGCTGCGCCACGCCTTCGCCAGTCATCTGCTGCAGAACGGCGCCGATCTCAGAGTGGTGCAGGAACTGCTCGGCCATGCCGATATCGCGACGACGCAGATCTACACCCATGTCCTCGACGAGCGGCTGAAGAGCATGGTGCGCGATCTCCACCCGCTGTCGGATGGGGAGTGA
- a CDS encoding carbonic anhydrase, with the protein MNKPAEPFPQRLTEGYRTFLDDRFIREQGRYEELGEHGQTPKIMLIGCCDSRVSPEVIFDARPGEMFVARNIANLVPPFAPDDQLHGTSAALEYAIQALKVEHIVVLGHGRCGGIRAFADDSQEALSPGDFIGKWITLIGPAAERTGGRGRNESFDDYLHRLELASIQQSLANLRTFPCVQILESKGRLHLHGAYFAVATGVLMILDPATGQFIPAIGEMPKRVQQIRCSEA; encoded by the coding sequence ATGAACAAGCCTGCAGAGCCGTTCCCGCAGCGCCTGACGGAAGGCTATCGCACCTTCCTCGACGACCGTTTCATCCGTGAACAGGGCCGATACGAAGAGCTCGGCGAGCACGGCCAGACGCCGAAGATCATGTTGATAGGCTGCTGCGACTCGCGCGTTTCACCCGAAGTCATCTTCGATGCTCGGCCAGGCGAGATGTTCGTCGCCCGCAACATCGCCAATCTCGTGCCGCCCTTCGCGCCGGACGATCAGCTCCACGGCACCTCGGCCGCGCTCGAATACGCCATTCAAGCACTGAAGGTCGAGCATATCGTCGTGCTCGGCCATGGCCGCTGCGGCGGCATCCGCGCCTTCGCCGACGATAGTCAGGAAGCGCTCTCGCCCGGCGACTTCATCGGCAAGTGGATCACCCTGATCGGACCGGCGGCCGAGCGCACCGGCGGTCGCGGCCGCAACGAGAGCTTCGACGACTATCTGCACCGGCTGGAACTCGCCTCGATCCAGCAATCACTCGCCAATCTGCGGACCTTCCCCTGCGTCCAGATTCTGGAGAGCAAGGGCAGGCTGCACCTGCACGGCGCCTATTTCGCCGTCGCCACCGGCGTGCTGATGATCCTCGACCCGGCCACCGGCCAGTTCATTCCCGCCATCGGCGAGATGCCCAAGCGCGTCCAGCAGATTCGCTGTTCCGAGGCGTGA
- a CDS encoding DUF167 family protein, producing MSNPAARPWRETKEGVALDVRLTPRGGRDALDGVETLADGRIVLKARVRAAPTDGEANAALIRLLAGELRLPRSQLSIASGATARLKTVALQGDAAALAAALAACLDRLT from the coding sequence ATGAGCAACCCGGCCGCCCGGCCCTGGCGGGAAACGAAGGAGGGGGTCGCGCTAGATGTCCGCCTGACGCCGCGCGGCGGGCGCGATGCGCTCGACGGCGTCGAGACGCTCGCGGACGGGCGCATCGTCCTGAAGGCCCGTGTCCGCGCCGCCCCGACGGATGGCGAGGCGAATGCAGCGCTCATCCGGCTGCTGGCCGGTGAGCTGCGGCTGCCCCGCTCGCAGCTTTCGATCGCGAGCGGCGCCACGGCACGGCTGAAAACCGTGGCTCTGCAAGGCGATGCTGCCGCCTTGGCGGCAGCGCTTGCCGCCTGCCTCGACAGGCTCACCTAG
- a CDS encoding amidase family protein has translation MTEPCDLSAVAARALIGAKKLSARELLESCIRRIDAVDPAVNAMVARDDEAARKAAAAADEATARGDQLGALHGLPVGIKDLENVAGLRTTYGSPLYRDFVPKEDQLIVASVRKAGAIIAGKTNTPEWGAGANTRNAVYGATGNPFDPSKSAAGSSGGSGVVLATGMVPIATGSDTGGSLRNPAAFNGIVGFRPTPGLVPSEKRQLGWNPLSVLGPMARNVPDLCLLLSTMVSDNAVDALATTIHGKTVRRPEDFARPETIDLASLKVALTPDFGFAPTERLIRETFAEKTGAFSHLFHAADEATPDCDGADEVFEILRAVNFLASHLDKVRDTPEMVGPNVRANVEEGLGYSALDVTRAMKQQTAIYQRWQRFFADYDVILSPAVTLSPRPWTELFPAEIDGKPTRTYFHWLALAYAVTIVGHPAISLPVGLDRNGMPFGLQIVGPRGGDAKVLAVAAALEAALAGDPLTARPVPDLARLAKARPISESPNFMGFA, from the coding sequence TTGACCGAACCCTGCGATCTCAGCGCCGTCGCTGCGCGCGCCCTCATCGGGGCCAAGAAGCTGTCCGCCCGCGAGCTGCTCGAAAGCTGCATCCGCCGTATCGACGCGGTGGACCCAGCCGTGAATGCGATGGTGGCGCGCGACGACGAGGCGGCGCGCAAGGCGGCAGCCGCGGCAGACGAGGCGACGGCGCGCGGCGACCAGCTCGGCGCGCTGCACGGCCTGCCGGTCGGCATCAAGGATCTGGAGAATGTCGCGGGCTTACGCACCACCTATGGCAGCCCGCTCTATCGGGATTTTGTGCCGAAGGAGGATCAGCTGATCGTCGCCTCGGTGCGCAAGGCCGGCGCGATCATCGCCGGCAAGACCAACACCCCCGAATGGGGCGCGGGCGCCAATACGCGCAACGCCGTATACGGCGCAACCGGAAATCCCTTCGATCCGTCGAAGAGCGCGGCCGGCTCCTCCGGCGGTTCGGGCGTGGTGCTCGCGACGGGGATGGTGCCGATCGCGACCGGCTCCGACACCGGCGGCTCGCTGCGCAACCCGGCCGCCTTCAACGGCATCGTCGGCTTCCGCCCGACGCCGGGGCTGGTGCCGAGCGAGAAGCGCCAGCTCGGCTGGAATCCGCTCTCCGTGCTCGGGCCGATGGCGCGCAACGTGCCGGATCTGTGCCTGCTGCTCTCGACCATGGTCTCCGACAACGCGGTCGACGCTCTCGCCACCACGATCCATGGCAAGACGGTGCGGCGGCCTGAAGACTTTGCCCGGCCCGAGACGATTGATCTCGCTTCGCTCAAGGTCGCGCTGACGCCGGATTTCGGCTTCGCCCCCACCGAGCGCCTGATCCGCGAGACCTTCGCCGAGAAGACCGGTGCCTTCAGCCACCTCTTCCATGCGGCCGATGAAGCGACGCCGGATTGCGACGGCGCCGACGAGGTCTTCGAGATCCTGCGGGCCGTCAACTTCCTCGCCAGCCATCTCGACAAGGTGCGCGACACGCCCGAGATGGTCGGGCCCAATGTCCGCGCCAATGTAGAGGAGGGGTTGGGCTATTCCGCGCTCGACGTGACGCGCGCCATGAAGCAGCAGACGGCAATCTATCAGCGCTGGCAGCGCTTCTTCGCGGATTACGACGTCATCCTGTCGCCGGCGGTGACGCTGAGCCCGCGGCCCTGGACCGAACTCTTCCCGGCCGAGATCGACGGCAAGCCGACCCGGACCTACTTCCACTGGCTCGCGCTCGCCTATGCCGTCACCATCGTCGGCCATCCGGCGATTTCACTGCCGGTCGGGCTCGACCGCAATGGCATGCCCTTCGGCCTGCAGATCGTCGGGCCGCGCGGCGGCGACGCCAAGGTGCTGGCGGTGGCCGCTGCACTGGAGGCGGCCCTTGCCGGCGATCCGCTGACGGCGCGCCCGGTTCCGGATCTGGCCAGGCTCGCCAAGGCGCGGCCGATCAGCGAGAGCCCGAATTTCATGGGGTTTGCCTGA